The Campylobacter sp. RM10537 genome has a segment encoding these proteins:
- a CDS encoding fla regulon two-component system sensor histidine kinase FlgS — MNENILKSLDATEKETLQKGLESLIEQTYVIENEYKVLNENYNSLRAMVDEIIEVLPSALWILDKEKNIILQNKEALKNPKLLNSISLEKMRDELEFEGRFYAVKIIAHNEKTIISATDISDEKRNERLASMGSVAAHLAHEIRNPIGSISLLASTLFSRSELKNKHIVLEMKKAIDRVERIVNSTLLFTKGVHINTLNFNILELKEECESAINSYNFSAPIQFELNFLDVNICADKALLGLVLQNLIYNAIDAIEENECENPKIKIIAEVKENNLILRVFDNGCSIKDENLVFEAFKTTKLKGNGLGLSLSKEIINAHRGELSFEKEPKNFYFILPLS, encoded by the coding sequence ATGAATGAAAATATTTTAAAAAGTCTAGATGCAACTGAGAAAGAAACCTTGCAAAAAGGTTTGGAAAGTTTGATAGAACAAACCTATGTTATAGAAAATGAGTATAAAGTTTTAAATGAAAATTATAATTCTTTGCGTGCCATGGTTGATGAAATTATCGAAGTTTTACCTAGCGCACTTTGGATTTTAGATAAAGAAAAAAATATTATTTTACAAAACAAAGAAGCTTTGAAAAATCCAAAATTATTAAATAGTATCAGTCTTGAAAAAATGCGCGATGAACTTGAATTTGAAGGAAGGTTTTATGCTGTAAAGATTATCGCACATAATGAAAAAACTATTATTTCAGCTACAGATATTAGCGATGAAAAACGCAATGAAAGACTTGCAAGCATGGGAAGTGTTGCTGCGCATTTAGCACATGAGATAAGAAATCCAATAGGATCTATATCTTTACTTGCTTCTACTCTTTTTTCTCGGAGTGAGCTTAAAAATAAACATATAGTACTTGAGATGAAAAAGGCTATAGATAGGGTAGAGCGTATAGTTAATTCAACTTTATTATTTACAAAAGGTGTGCATATAAATACTTTAAATTTTAATATTTTAGAATTAAAAGAAGAATGTGAAAGTGCAATTAATTCTTATAATTTTTCTGCGCCAATTCAATTTGAATTAAATTTTTTAGATGTAAATATTTGTGCCGATAAAGCACTTTTAGGTTTAGTATTGCAAAATTTAATTTACAATGCCATTGATGCTATAGAAGAAAATGAATGCGAAAATCCTAAAATAAAAATCATAGCAGAAGTTAAAGAAAATAATTTGATTTTGAGAGTTTTTGATAATGGCTGCAGTATTAAAGATGAAAATTTGGTTTTTGAGGCATTTAAAACAACAAAACTTAAAGGAAATGGTTTAGGTTTGTCCCTTTCTAAAGAAATTATTAATGCTCATAGAGGAGAATTAAGCTTTGAGAAAGAGCCTAAAAATTTTTATTTTATTTTACCTTTATCTTAA
- the ruvA gene encoding Holliday junction branch migration protein RuvA produces MVVAIEGIITKKEPTFVVLKCSSGLSYGIFISLFCSTKLQNNEKCELLITQIIKEDSNKFYGFLDKNEQKMFEMLLKVNGVGANTAMAVCSSLDVNSFYQALNMCDETLLKKVPGIGAKTAKRIIVELSDNKKNLENISNEKNEALAALISLGFKQDKILNILRDCTGTNTSDLIKEALKKLA; encoded by the coding sequence ATGGTTGTTGCCATCGAAGGAATCATAACAAAAAAAGAACCAACTTTTGTAGTATTAAAATGCTCTAGTGGGCTTAGTTATGGGATTTTTATATCTCTTTTTTGTTCAACTAAACTCCAAAATAATGAAAAATGTGAGCTTTTAATCACACAAATTATTAAGGAAGATTCTAATAAATTTTATGGTTTTTTAGATAAAAATGAACAAAAAATGTTTGAAATGCTTTTAAAGGTTAATGGTGTTGGAGCAAATACCGCTATGGCAGTTTGCTCAAGTTTAGATGTAAATTCTTTTTACCAAGCTTTAAATATGTGTGATGAAACTTTATTAAAAAAAGTTCCAGGAATTGGAGCAAAAACCGCAAAGAGGATTATAGTCGAATTAAGCGATAATAAAAAGAATCTTGAAAATATTAGCAACGAGAAAAATGAAGCACTTGCGGCTTTAATTTCTTTAGGTTTTAAACAAGATAAAATTCTAAATATTTTACGTGATTGCACTGGAACAAATACTAGTGATCTTATCAAAGAAGCACTTAAAAAACTAGCATAA
- a CDS encoding alpha/beta fold hydrolase, with protein sequence MALTQIIYEKNTYDLSYEIIHPSQKKTLLILHGWGANKELMKQAFAKEFPDFCHLYLDLPGFGKSNIIKAFQSKDYVNIIKKFLKEKKIHVDIYMGHSFGGKIAALLALEFKNSKLILLSNSGILAPKSLKIRLKIIIFKFLKIFGLGRLYRYFASKDAANLNTIMYQTFKNVVDEDLKNVFSKIETKTYIFWGIDDQATPLSSGEKMHQIIKNSQFYPLEGDHFFFLRHSAFIAKQIQG encoded by the coding sequence ATGGCATTAACTCAAATTATTTATGAAAAAAATACTTATGATTTAAGTTATGAAATTATCCATCCTAGTCAAAAAAAAACCTTGCTTATTCTTCATGGATGGGGAGCTAATAAAGAATTAATGAAGCAAGCTTTTGCTAAAGAATTTCCAGATTTTTGTCATTTGTATCTTGATTTACCTGGTTTTGGAAAATCTAATATCATCAAGGCTTTTCAAAGTAAAGACTATGTTAATATTATAAAAAAATTTTTAAAAGAAAAAAAAATCCATGTTGATATTTATATGGGTCATTCTTTTGGTGGAAAAATAGCCGCCTTACTTGCTTTAGAATTTAAAAATTCAAAATTAATCTTGCTTTCTAATTCTGGAATTCTTGCTCCAAAGTCCTTAAAAATTCGCTTAAAAATTATTATTTTTAAATTTTTAAAAATTTTTGGATTAGGTAGATTGTATCGCTATTTTGCAAGTAAAGATGCTGCAAATTTAAATACTATAATGTATCAAACTTTTAAAAATGTAGTAGATGAAGACTTAAAAAATGTTTTTTCAAAAATTGAAACAAAAACTTATATTTTTTGGGGTATTGATGATCAAGCCACCCCATTATCAAGTGGAGAAAAAATGCATCAAATTATTAAAAATAGTCAATTTTATCCTTTAGAAGGAGATCATTTTTTCTTTTTAAGACATTCTGCTTTTATAGCTAAACAAATACAAGGATAA
- a CDS encoding flagellar assembly protein A: MGLEEKIISYTEDPNQELLEVSSRTNIDLNELDFNLLAFSTQYCFNDNQWEKISEKDLNLFEKDEIFLKNDLKIKQEYKIEIFHRTNEDKLAHAIKLIANKNLTKIVAQIDFSSLKFHEKLALELLQNIYKKMLKLKFLIGIRIFDFKKELLSVCNKHKSNTLNQIAQINIARGIDPIQSQDEKLILLYKEKAKNYTIDEKRSGIIAVDENEVVLKHTKFKQGKEGKDLNLRVLKVLSTNENKIKFTCSSAFKAVEHEDFTDYIALKKGFVSEESDRFDINNLLEFNGVDFKNIGIIRAGLDKNVKINIKFISDMQDAVNSGVGIECEELNITGSVGSNTHLKATKMKIEGITHSKAYINAKEGYIKTHRGFVEGEILNIDLLEGGTVKAKEVRIKKSLGGTIQAEKVYIESLENNNTCIFYNCAVVENMKGQNNKFNIKVKTLDKDYDKELFDIKNKISTLNLKISKLKQFISSNKNSILSIEKKVMQLKNQGQNIPSQYEKALKEFSFQNRELNKIINEEKDLLELKKQLHSELAVLEQSLFEAKFINKSGKWNDMNEIKFSLIEPKKDILYSSFSNESAKFIGLEKKTENNQEFIEIHKKLDYDKKDTEWLLPSKES; this comes from the coding sequence TTGGGATTAGAAGAAAAAATTATTTCTTATACTGAAGATCCAAATCAAGAACTTTTAGAAGTATCATCTAGAACAAATATTGATTTAAATGAACTTGATTTTAATCTTTTGGCATTTTCAACTCAATATTGTTTTAACGATAATCAATGGGAAAAAATTTCAGAAAAAGATTTAAATCTTTTTGAAAAAGATGAAATATTTTTAAAAAATGATTTAAAAATAAAACAAGAATATAAAATAGAAATTTTTCATCGAACAAATGAAGATAAATTAGCGCATGCGATAAAACTTATTGCTAATAAAAATCTTACAAAAATAGTCGCCCAAATTGATTTTAGCTCTTTAAAATTTCACGAAAAATTAGCCCTCGAGCTTTTGCAAAATATCTATAAAAAGATGCTTAAGCTTAAATTTTTAATAGGAATTCGTATTTTTGATTTTAAAAAAGAACTTCTTAGTGTTTGTAATAAACATAAATCAAATACTTTAAATCAAATTGCGCAAATTAACATAGCTAGGGGTATTGATCCTATTCAAAGTCAGGATGAAAAATTGATTTTGCTTTACAAAGAAAAAGCTAAGAATTATACTATTGATGAAAAAAGATCGGGCATTATAGCTGTAGATGAAAATGAAGTGGTATTAAAACACACCAAATTTAAACAAGGAAAAGAAGGTAAAGATCTAAACTTAAGAGTATTAAAAGTTTTAAGTACCAATGAAAATAAAATCAAATTCACCTGTTCTTCTGCCTTTAAAGCGGTTGAGCATGAAGATTTTACAGATTATATCGCTTTAAAAAAAGGTTTTGTAAGTGAAGAATCTGATCGTTTTGATATTAATAATTTATTAGAATTTAATGGAGTTGATTTTAAAAATATAGGTATTATACGTGCTGGACTTGATAAAAATGTAAAAATTAATATAAAATTTATCTCCGATATGCAAGATGCTGTTAATTCTGGAGTTGGAATAGAATGCGAAGAACTAAATATAACTGGAAGTGTAGGCAGTAATACCCACTTAAAAGCTACAAAAATGAAGATTGAAGGAATTACTCATTCTAAAGCCTATATTAATGCAAAAGAAGGTTATATTAAAACTCATAGAGGATTTGTAGAAGGTGAAATTTTAAATATAGATTTACTTGAAGGTGGCACAGTTAAAGCTAAAGAGGTGAGAATAAAAAAAAGTTTAGGCGGAACAATACAAGCAGAAAAAGTTTATATAGAAAGCTTAGAAAATAATAATACTTGTATTTTTTATAATTGTGCTGTAGTTGAAAATATGAAAGGCCAAAATAATAAATTTAATATTAAAGTAAAAACACTTGATAAAGATTATGATAAAGAACTTTTTGATATTAAAAACAAAATATCTACACTTAATCTTAAAATTAGCAAATTAAAACAATTTATTTCATCCAATAAAAATAGCATTTTAAGCATAGAAAAGAAAGTAATGCAACTTAAAAATCAAGGACAAAACATACCTTCTCAATATGAAAAAGCTTTAAAAGAATTTTCTTTCCAAAACCGTGAATTAAATAAAATAATAAATGAAGAAAAGGATCTCTTAGAGCTTAAAAAACAACTGCATTCTGAATTAGCAGTGCTTGAGCAAAGTCTATTTGAAGCTAAATTTATAAACAAAAGCGGAAAATGGAATGATATGAATGAAATAAAATTTTCATTGATAGAGCCTAAAAAAGATATCTTATATTCCTCTTTTAGTAACGAAAGTGCTAAATTTATAGGTTTAGAAAAAAAGACAGAAAATAATCAAGAATTTATAGAAATTCATAAAAAACTCGATTACGATAAAAAGGATACGGAATGGTTGTTGCCATCGAAGGAATCATAA
- a CDS encoding type II toxin-antitoxin system Phd/YefM family antitoxin — protein MLTFQKDEIYTATEVVRNFSPIMEKLKKSQTGKIVILKNNKFEAVMLSMTEYERLQNAIQLLENIYKNQKV, from the coding sequence ATGCTCACCTTTCAAAAAGATGAAATTTACACAGCTACAGAAGTTGTTAGAAATTTTAGCCCTATTATGGAAAAACTCAAAAAAAGCCAAACGGGAAAAATTGTTATTTTAAAAAACAATAAATTTGAAGCTGTAATGCTTAGTATGACAGAATATGAACGTTTGCAAAATGCCATACAACTTTTAGAGAATATTTATAAAAATCAAAAGGTTTAA
- a CDS encoding Mur ligase family protein has product MLNSLYFINSLLFNFCVSFYLISALQWYSYKLNRIVFHYHKPLWHLYFLLCPYLMFLVFPLYSLIYFIILAPILYFWNKNIDKKLIFTNKVKWFFVFVFIYNTLFAILALRFSFLFNLCTLILALLSLKIYDLFSKIYYKKQAKSKLNNLSNLKIILITASFGKTSIKNFLYELLKDDFKVYKTPRSVNTLMGIVADINNNLNQQTQIYIAEAGARLKGDIDEITRFLEPQICIIGEIGNTHLEYFKNIDNIRQTKLEALNSKRLEKAFLHTSTLKKENEIITLYDNKINNINSNLEGLKFEISFKQELHTFKSQILGEFNAQNLCVCILCANYLGVNFESIKNNILNIKSVEHRLQIISKKPKFIIDDGFNGNFKGMSESYRLCKLYKGRKVLVSPGIMEVSKEENIKLAQIINDCFDLAIITANVNAEIFEKELSITKIILKEKSELVNVLAKETKNGDLILFSNDAPSFM; this is encoded by the coding sequence ATGCTTAACTCTCTTTATTTTATTAATTCATTATTGTTTAATTTTTGCGTTTCTTTTTATCTTATTAGTGCTTTACAATGGTATTCTTATAAATTAAATCGCATTGTTTTTCATTATCATAAACCCTTATGGCATTTATATTTTTTACTTTGCCCTTATTTGATGTTTTTAGTTTTTCCTTTATATTCTTTAATTTATTTTATTATTCTTGCTCCGATTTTATATTTTTGGAATAAAAATATCGATAAAAAACTTATCTTTACTAATAAAGTAAAATGGTTTTTTGTTTTTGTTTTTATTTACAATACTCTTTTTGCTATCTTAGCTCTAAGATTTTCATTTCTTTTCAATCTTTGCACCCTTATTTTGGCACTTTTAAGTCTAAAAATTTATGATCTATTTTCAAAAATATATTATAAAAAGCAAGCCAAATCAAAATTAAACAATCTTTCAAATTTAAAAATCATCCTTATTACAGCAAGTTTTGGTAAAACAAGTATTAAAAATTTTCTTTATGAGTTATTAAAAGATGATTTTAAAGTTTATAAAACTCCAAGATCTGTAAATACTCTTATGGGAATAGTTGCAGATATCAATAATAATCTAAATCAACAAACTCAAATTTATATCGCAGAGGCAGGTGCGAGACTTAAAGGAGATATTGATGAAATTACTCGCTTTTTAGAGCCACAAATTTGCATCATAGGCGAAATAGGAAATACTCATTTAGAATATTTTAAAAATATAGACAATATCAGACAAACAAAACTTGAAGCTCTAAATTCTAAAAGATTGGAAAAAGCTTTTCTTCATACAAGCACACTAAAAAAAGAAAATGAAATTATCACTCTTTATGACAATAAAATAAATAATATTAATTCGAATTTAGAAGGTTTAAAATTTGAAATATCATTTAAACAAGAATTGCACACCTTTAAAAGTCAAATTTTAGGAGAATTTAATGCTCAAAATTTATGTGTTTGCATACTTTGTGCTAATTATTTAGGTGTTAATTTTGAGTCTATTAAAAACAATATTTTAAACATTAAATCCGTAGAACATCGTTTGCAAATAATTTCTAAAAAACCAAAATTTATTATTGATGATGGTTTTAATGGCAATTTTAAAGGAATGAGTGAAAGTTATCGTTTATGCAAACTTTATAAAGGACGTAAAGTTTTAGTCAGTCCTGGTATTATGGAAGTTAGCAAAGAAGAAAATATCAAACTAGCTCAAATTATTAATGATTGTTTTGATTTAGCTATTATTACAGCCAATGTAAATGCTGAAATTTTTGAAAAAGAACTCAGTATCACAAAAATCATATTAAAAGAAAAATCTGAGCTTGTAAATGTTTTAGCTAAAGAAACTAAAAATGGAGATTTGATTTTATTTTCCAATGACGCTCCTAGCTTTATGTAA
- a CDS encoding D-alanine--D-alanine ligase has protein sequence MNFAILFGGNSYEHEISIVSAIVLKKVLKTNLTFIFCDEDRKFYLIPNDKMHSKTFSTRSYIKEKELFLKQEGFYVKNFIGEKKIETECVINLIHGKDGEDGKIASLLEFFDINFIGPRLEASVLSFNKELTKLYAKNIGVKTLDYFMLRKNSNNNFIPKFPLILKPSRLGSSIGISIVNNEKEFEYAKDVAFEFDTDILIEEFKSNIKEYNLAGCMIDDDFVFSIIEEPKKKEFLDFEQKYLSFSGNNELIEADINEELKTKLKDNFKRIYNPLFKGALIRCDFFILNNEVYLNEINPNPGSLANYLFKDFNALLMKLAKNVKNENKIKINYNFLHSINGQKGKL, from the coding sequence ATGAATTTTGCAATACTTTTTGGTGGAAATTCATATGAACACGAAATCAGCATCGTAAGTGCTATAGTCTTGAAAAAAGTTCTTAAAACAAATTTAACTTTTATTTTCTGTGATGAAGATAGAAAATTTTATCTCATTCCAAATGATAAAATGCATTCAAAAACTTTTAGTACAAGATCTTATATCAAAGAAAAAGAATTATTTTTAAAGCAAGAAGGATTTTATGTTAAAAATTTTATAGGTGAAAAAAAAATTGAAACAGAATGCGTTATTAATCTTATTCATGGAAAAGATGGAGAAGATGGAAAAATAGCTTCTTTGTTAGAATTTTTTGATATTAATTTTATTGGACCAAGACTTGAGGCAAGCGTTTTATCTTTCAATAAAGAATTAACTAAACTTTATGCGAAAAATATAGGTGTTAAAACGCTTGATTATTTTATGCTTAGAAAAAATTCCAATAATAATTTTATTCCAAAATTTCCTTTAATTTTAAAACCATCAAGACTAGGTAGCAGTATAGGTATAAGTATAGTTAATAATGAAAAAGAATTTGAATACGCAAAAGATGTAGCTTTTGAATTTGATACAGACATTCTAATAGAAGAATTTAAAAGTAATATTAAAGAATATAATCTTGCTGGTTGCATGATTGATGATGATTTTGTTTTTTCTATTATAGAAGAGCCTAAGAAAAAAGAATTTTTAGATTTTGAGCAAAAATATCTTAGCTTTTCTGGCAATAACGAACTTATTGAAGCTGATATAAATGAAGAATTAAAAACAAAACTTAAAGATAATTTTAAAAGAATTTATAATCCATTATTTAAAGGTGCCTTAATTCGATGTGATTTTTTCATTTTAAACAATGAAGTTTATCTAAATGAAATCAATCCAAATCCTGGCTCATTAGCTAATTATCTTTTTAAAGATTTCAACGCTCTTTTAATGAAACTTGCCAAAAATGTTAAAAATGAAAATAAGATTAAAATAAATTATAATTTTCTTCACTCAATTAATGGACAAAAGGGCAAATTATAA
- the cysS gene encoding cysteine--tRNA ligase translates to MKLMDSVKKEKIHLNQKKINIYLCGPTVYDNAHLGHARSSVCFDLLRRVLIAQGCEVNFVRNYTDIDDKILKKISENGKSIEEFTEFYIQSYEDDMRKLNVLDPNLKPRATHFIQEMIDLISQLDKKGFVYTLEDGLYFDTSKDKDYLSLSNRGLDENISRLNNDIKKKNESDFVLWKFDENFYESKFGKGRPGWHTECVAMIDSIFKDTLDIHAGGIDLFFPHHENESAQCRCGCERSLAKIWLHNGFVKINGEKMSKSLNNSFFIKDALKDFMGEVLRFYLLNSHYRAHFNYSLEDLYTAKKRLDKFYRLKKRLNIDSILDFNTTQNIVFKSDIAQKILEILNDDLNISKALAFLDDFINNANLELDKKNKTLKQDIENSLNELAKIFGFGFMGVKEYFQWGVSEDKKAFIENEILKRNEAKKDKDFKKADEIRENLAKEGILLQDTPSGTIWEYENA, encoded by the coding sequence ATGAAACTAATGGATAGCGTTAAAAAAGAAAAAATTCATTTAAATCAAAAAAAAATTAATATCTATTTGTGCGGTCCTACTGTATATGATAATGCACATTTAGGGCATGCTAGAAGTAGTGTTTGTTTTGATTTATTACGTAGGGTTTTGATTGCGCAGGGTTGTGAAGTAAATTTTGTTCGAAATTATACAGATATTGATGATAAGATTTTGAAAAAAATATCCGAAAATGGAAAAAGCATTGAAGAATTTACTGAATTTTATATACAAAGTTATGAAGATGATATGAGAAAATTAAATGTCTTAGATCCTAATTTAAAGCCTAGGGCAACTCATTTTATACAAGAAATGATAGATTTGATTTCGCAATTAGATAAAAAAGGTTTTGTTTATACTCTGGAGGATGGTTTATATTTTGATACAAGCAAGGATAAAGATTATTTAAGTCTTTCCAATCGAGGGCTAGATGAAAATATTTCTCGTCTTAATAATGATATTAAGAAAAAAAATGAAAGTGATTTTGTGCTTTGGAAATTTGATGAAAATTTTTATGAGAGTAAATTTGGCAAAGGTCGTCCAGGTTGGCACACAGAATGCGTGGCTATGATTGATTCTATTTTTAAAGATACACTCGACATTCATGCAGGGGGGATTGATTTATTTTTTCCTCATCATGAAAATGAATCTGCACAGTGTCGCTGTGGTTGCGAAAGATCTTTAGCAAAAATATGGCTTCACAATGGTTTTGTGAAAATAAATGGTGAAAAAATGAGTAAAAGTCTTAATAATAGCTTTTTTATAAAAGATGCACTTAAAGATTTTATGGGAGAAGTATTGAGATTTTATCTCTTAAATTCACATTATAGGGCACATTTTAATTACTCTTTAGAAGATTTATATACTGCTAAAAAACGCTTAGATAAATTTTATCGACTTAAAAAAAGATTAAATATTGATAGTATTTTAGATTTTAATACAACGCAAAACATAGTGTTTAAAAGCGATATTGCACAAAAAATTTTAGAAATCTTAAATGATGATTTAAATATTTCTAAAGCTTTGGCTTTTTTAGATGATTTTATTAATAATGCTAATTTAGAATTAGATAAGAAAAATAAAACTTTAAAACAAGATATTGAAAATTCTTTAAATGAATTAGCTAAAATTTTTGGTTTCGGTTTTATGGGTGTGAAAGAATATTTTCAATGGGGAGTAAGTGAAGATAAAAAAGCTTTTATTGAAAATGAAATTTTAAAAAGAAACGAAGCAAAAAAAGACAAAGATTTTAAAAAAGCTGATGAAATAAGAGAAAATCTAGCCAAAGAAGGTATCTTACTACAAGATACACCAAGTGGAACGATTTGGGAGTATGAAAATGCATAA
- a CDS encoding ABC transporter ATP-binding protein produces MHKEMNLKEVLIRFKPFYKRYWRQFVIVGIGMLLASGGTSATAYMIKPILDQIFIEKKETMLYIVPFLFILVYFLKNAGSYLQTYYISYIGTDMLRVLRSKVLKNILRLDMDFFKQHRSGELISRCTNDIGALQSIVSNIIPDFLTQLITAIGLLSVVVIQSPRLAFFALIVLPIAIIPLFYLIKKLKLYARNIQEKNSDLLSRLGEIFSNIELVKANNAQEKERQKFDQENKFFCKIILKSTRIGSLTSPLMEIIGSIGVAVVIIVGGREVIKGNMSVGSFFSFISALFWAYTPIKRLSNLYGSIQGAIAASERTFYLLDLEPKIKGGDKELKSIKNIKFKEVEFAYDDFSKKVLNGIDFEFSKGETLALVGMSGGGKSSIINLIMYFYEKDKGEILFNDLDIHHFNIKSLRDKIGLVTQNIYLFNDSFAENVAYSENLDEKRVIEALKLANAYEFVESMGGIYAEIKEHGKNLSGGQKQRIAIARALYKNPDLLIFDEATSALDNESEKAIMQTIESLKKERLILMIAHRLSTVENADKIVIIDKGKVLAIGKDEELLKTCELYRKFKNKEKEMKA; encoded by the coding sequence ATGCATAAAGAAATGAATTTAAAAGAGGTTTTAATTCGCTTTAAGCCATTTTATAAAAGATATTGGAGACAATTTGTTATTGTTGGCATAGGTATGCTTTTAGCAAGTGGCGGTACTTCAGCAACTGCTTATATGATAAAACCTATTTTAGATCAAATTTTTATAGAAAAAAAGGAAACAATGCTTTATATTGTCCCTTTTTTATTTATTTTGGTTTATTTTCTTAAAAATGCTGGTTCTTATTTACAAACTTATTATATCTCTTATATTGGTACAGATATGTTAAGAGTTTTGCGTTCTAAGGTATTAAAAAATATCTTACGTTTAGATATGGATTTTTTTAAACAGCATAGAAGCGGAGAATTAATAAGTCGTTGCACTAATGATATAGGTGCTTTACAAAGTATAGTTTCTAATATTATTCCAGATTTTTTAACTCAGCTAATTACAGCTATAGGCCTTTTAAGCGTGGTTGTGATTCAAAGCCCAAGATTAGCTTTTTTTGCTTTGATTGTTTTACCAATTGCCATTATTCCTTTATTTTATCTTATTAAAAAACTAAAACTTTATGCAAGAAATATTCAAGAAAAAAATTCCGATCTTTTGTCTCGTTTAGGAGAAATCTTTTCAAATATAGAATTAGTTAAAGCCAATAATGCACAAGAAAAAGAAAGACAAAAATTTGATCAAGAAAATAAATTTTTCTGTAAAATTATTTTAAAAAGTACAAGAATAGGATCCTTAACGAGCCCCCTAATGGAGATTATAGGTTCTATCGGTGTTGCTGTTGTGATTATAGTCGGTGGACGTGAGGTGATTAAAGGAAATATGAGTGTTGGAAGTTTCTTTTCTTTTATTTCAGCACTTTTTTGGGCTTATACGCCTATAAAAAGACTTTCAAATTTATATGGAAGTATCCAAGGGGCTATAGCAGCGAGCGAAAGGACTTTTTATTTATTGGATTTAGAGCCTAAAATAAAAGGTGGAGATAAAGAATTAAAAAGTATAAAAAATATAAAATTTAAAGAAGTAGAATTTGCCTATGATGATTTTTCTAAAAAAGTTTTAAACGGAATTGATTTTGAATTTAGTAAAGGAGAAACACTCGCACTCGTGGGAATGAGTGGTGGTGGAAAATCTTCTATTATCAATCTTATAATGTATTTTTATGAAAAAGATAAAGGTGAAATTTTATTTAATGATTTAGATATTCATCATTTTAATATTAAAAGTTTAAGAGATAAAATTGGACTTGTTACTCAAAATATTTATCTTTTTAATGATAGTTTTGCTGAAAATGTAGCATATAGTGAAAATTTAGATGAAAAAAGAGTGATTGAAGCCTTAAAGCTTGCTAATGCCTATGAATTTGTAGAATCAATGGGTGGAATTTATGCCGAAATAAAAGAGCATGGGAAAAATTTAAGCGGAGGGCAAAAACAACGCATTGCTATTGCTAGAGCTTTGTATAAAAATCCTGATTTATTGATTTTTGATGAGGCAACTTCAGCTCTTGATAATGAAAGTGAAAAGGCTATAATGCAAACTATAGAAAGTTTAAAAAAAGAAAGATTGATTTTAATGATTGCGCATCGATTAAGTACGGTTGAAAATGCTGATAAAATTGTTATTATTGATAAAGGAAAAGTTCTAGCTATTGGAAAAGATGAAGAGCTTTTAAAAACTTGCGAACTTTATCGTAAATTTAAAAATAAAGAAAAAGAAATGAAAGCTTAA
- a CDS encoding DUF234 domain-containing protein, protein MLEKIDFEQNIFYNIENLLLKDYLRINAQFNFNETTSYALSLLAKNNRKRFSINKNIQHFKAWAILRYLLKNGILKLEHSKEIKKAKNKREKLKKELRSYVVQDKLIFQNHFTRFFFYFLKPNEKFILEQKYNRVLEIIKEKFELYQSFCFEQLSRELIEKKLDILGVQSYWNKDLEIDLYYQDENLSLVGEVKFKNKKICKNILNLLEMKSKNLNLTPDYYIIISKNGFSKEFCKIAKQNLLLMDMNDFKILLEER, encoded by the coding sequence ATGCTAGAAAAAATTGATTTTGAGCAAAATATTTTTTATAATATAGAAAATTTGCTACTTAAAGACTACCTTAGAATAAATGCTCAATTTAATTTTAATGAAACCACTTCATACGCACTTTCTCTTTTGGCTAAAAACAATAGAAAACGCTTTTCTATTAATAAAAATATACAGCATTTTAAGGCTTGGGCTATTTTAAGATATCTTTTAAAAAATGGTATTTTAAAACTTGAGCACAGTAAAGAAATTAAAAAAGCTAAAAATAAAAGAGAAAAATTAAAAAAAGAATTAAGATCTTATGTTGTACAAGATAAGCTTATATTTCAAAATCATTTTACACGCTTCTTTTTTTATTTTTTAAAACCTAATGAGAAATTTATTTTAGAGCAAAAATATAATAGAGTTTTAGAAATCATTAAAGAAAAATTTGAACTTTATCAAAGTTTTTGTTTTGAGCAACTCTCAAGAGAATTGATTGAAAAAAAATTAGATATTTTAGGAGTTCAAAGCTATTGGAATAAAGATTTAGAAATAGATTTGTATTACCAAGATGAAAATTTAAGTTTAGTCGGAGAAGTTAAATTTAAAAATAAAAAAATTTGTAAAAATATTTTAAATCTTTTGGAAATGAAATCAAAAAACTTAAATTTAACTCCTGATTATTATATTATAATTTCAAAAAATGGTTTTAGTAAAGAATTTTGCAAAATAGCTAAGCAAAATTTGCTTTTAATGGATATGAATGATTTTAAAATTTTATTAGAGGAAAGATAA